ATATTTCAACAAGTTACCCAACAAGCCTCCCTAGCCTTCCTTCATTATCAACATTCAAAGGCAATGATCTGTTTTAATGACTATGGCAACACTTACATAATCCACAACTCTTTTGAGTAACTTCACATCATTTTCTCGAGATCCACAGCTCTCCTCCAACTGTAAGTGCAATGCTGGAGAAAATGATTCTCCTACTACTTTTAAACCAGAAAtcctaaaacaaataaaaaacctttGATGTACATCCTACTTGAAGACATGTGTTGAAATTCTAGATAACAAGTGTTTCTCCTTTCCAGGTGGTGAGTGAGAAAAGATGACTATTTCATTTTACTGATATTAATGCAGACAAAATATGTGCATTTCAGCTTGCattacataaaaataacaaagttatcaagcaaatatattttctaagGAGTTTCAGTAAGTTTGTACAACAATAGTTACTCATCCTTTTGCAAAAAGTATTTATAATTCAGAAATTCTTAAAGAATCCTTATGAAGATGTAAGAGAAATGTCTGTGTTAGGCCTGTAAGTTGCTGATAAAAACCCAGCTGCTAGGTCAAGCCACCTTTTTATCACTTAAGggataagaaagaaaaaggttttgCTAGGGGGTTTTGCAAGATTTGTCAAGATTTATgatttcaaattatttcctctAGAAACCGTTTACAGCATCATCTGTCAGTCAGAAGCTCCTCTAAAATTAGTTATATGACTATAATTGTTGCCTCATCTGTACACAGAAACAGTTGTTAACTGGCTTTAACTGGCTAGAATTTGGCTGAACGACTGATATTTGATTGTCATTGTCCTGACACATCACACACACATTCAGGACTGAGTTATTCCCATCCAAAAATCTGTATTCAATATTCAAGCAAGACCTCTGGTCCCCAGAATTAACAAGTCACAAAAATGTATATCCACTACCAGGTGTAACTTTTAATTTCTAGACTTTGGTAAGCTTGCCTAATACACATCTTAAGAAGATCAGGCTCATTTGATGGTAGTATCATTACAAAGAAACTAGTATAATCAATCATGTATTAGAGATTTGTATCAGTGTTTTTAAAGGTTATTAATTTCTGTAATATGCCACACAAAACTGAGGAAGAATTGTAAAATACAGTTGCACAATTACTGCACATTAAATGGCTGTTGAATACCACAGcaatttctgtatctttttattATCAAAACCTGTCATATAAAAAAGCGGTTAGTCAGTATTCCCATCTTTTAAAACAGCATATTGTTAGGAAATTTTAAACCCTATTTTTCAGATAAATTCTAGCAATTTTCTCTGTGCCTCCAGAACAACAGGGGCTTTATTACTATTTTAACATTCAAGTCAAATACATAGGAACAATATTGTATTCAAGGTGATTGAAAAGTGCACTGAGTTCTCTGAAAGGGTATCTGCTAAGCTTCATCCCAAATGCTTTTATTTAGacaattttcaaaatgtttatcAAGACTTTGTGTCATTGAGAGCTATCACACTCTCCTAAAGATTTTGATTTGTAAGAGTTTGCAGACTTCCTCAGTAGCCTTAAGATATAATCTCATTTCAAAACCTgtaaaggatttttaaaaacttggaTTCTTTTTAGTAGTGTAACAGAGACAGTTgggaaagaataatttttctcctttaatacATACATAATTGAGTGTACATATCCTAGTCTAAGCATCTGTAAGACCAGAAACAGATTTGGGCAAGAAGAGTTTCTTTAAAGTTGGCATTATAAAGGCATAGCcaaataaaagccaaaaaagccccaaatcccACACTTACCCCTGTAAAGCTTTGTGAATCCGTTCACATTTAGTCCGGAGAGTCTGAAAAATGTCTATAcacaaaaaacagcaacaaaacaacatgaaaaaacccaaaacaaaacagaaaaggctTAAGATTTTCTGCTTGTACTTTACTTTTCTCTAAGATTTCAAATATAGCATTTGGAATATAACTAAGGTGTGTATATCCATTGAACTAATAAGTCTCTTTACTACTATTCTTAATGTTCCCAATTCCTATTTCTGCCAGGAAATTACAAGCTTTTAATTCTCGACAAATGCACTACTTCCCTTTATCTCATTACTCCAGCTGCATAGGGAGCTGCTGTTGTTCATGACCATATGGAAGGGATGACAAACACTTTGTAATGGGACTGGCAGgtaaaatgtaaatgtaaaatgtaaaatggcAGGTCCAATTTGTAAATATCCATAAATATCTATTGCCATGCAGATTCTGCTCACTGATCCTTTCCCCTGTTCACTGCAGATTCTTAAGGACAAAAGTGGCTCCTGGATTTGCAAGTGGCTCTTTTCCTTGGCGAAGGCTAACCCTCCACTATACCTAAAAGTCCTGCAACTTACTCTCAATTTTTTCTCAATTCTCTTTCACTTCAGACAACTGGGCACAGGCTACtcagttattttttttatttgtcacAAATTAAATACTGCATCTTTGCAGATGTGCTCCAATCTGTTGATGCAAATGAAGGTTAAAACCAAATTTATACAATTTCATAATTTGGCCCATTTTGTCCTCATGTGCTTCTCAGACCCTCCACTtcctaaaaaataataataaaaaaattctttcccaGGTGTTCTCGTGGCTGGGATTTGGCACCGCTGTGGCCTGGGCTCAATTCCTGGTCagcaaaaagatttttcaaggccaggttggatggagctccTGGTCTAGGTGTCCCTGCCAATAGCAAGGTTGTTGGAACCTTTAAAGGCTTTTCTAGTTGACTCCTAGAGCAGAAACTTCTGTCTGCCTATTCTATACAAACACCCTGTATCTGGCCCTGCAAATTGCAGGCAGTTTACACCCTGATCATTCCTGAGATTCTTACCTGACTAACTAGGGAAGGAGAAAACCCTCTAATTATATAGCGCAAGTGGAAAGGAGAGGGTTGCTCTGTCCTGAGGAAATATATTACCATTTGTTTCTATCTaactttctcttccttcattTGTGCTGAAGGAGTATGATTTTAAGGAAGAGGCATATCACAGATCTAGACAGCAGAATAAAAATttcttatttgctttttaaatgcaaataataaatgcaaataatgCATGATAGGGGaagacagattttaaaaaccaTCTGTGTCCCTCTTAGCCTCACATAACTTGCttattttcagctggaaaatggaaagagatAGAAACACTTAAGAAGAAAAGCTGAGTAGGAAAtaccatgaagaaaaaaacacgTGCATGTAAAATTAATTAGCAAAAAATAAGAGGACAGAGTAAAAAGGTGAGAAATCAAAGTAGGGAGAAGCACAAGTTACTGGTTTAGAGTGAAGAAAGACTGAAGGATAACATTTTCCTGAATTAAGTACCTGGATTATCTTCCATGATATTCAGAGACTcaatagcagcagcagctaaCAAAGGAGGTAGGGAGGCTGAAAAGCAATAGCCTTGACCAGACAATCGCTatgggagaaaaggaaaaaaaaaattctgtagtAATGCAGAcgatgttttaaaaattaattcatgtATATATGAAAACCTCTCCTCCACACTTACAGGTACATCTAAGGATTTAAAAGTAGGTCTCCAATCTTTCATAGGAACGAGACAGTTTCTCTGTATAATCAAATACTGCATAATCAACTATATGATGTCTGCAAATtgatattaataattaattccCACATATAAGTAACTAATAGTGCCAGACTATTTAAAAAGAGATCTGTCTTACCTGATGGTCAATAATAAAAGATCTTCCACAGCAAAATCCACCAATAGAAGCCAGTGAATTTTCCATGTTTGCACTAATAAGATCTATATCATCAATCTGTCAGTTAAATTAACAAATTATTAGAAGATGCTTTGGATTGCATCTAGACTATAAGTTAATCTATTAAAGATACATCTTGTTTCATATTACCATGAATAGTCGAGAATATCCACCAAACTATGATGTAATACAATGAAAGTAcaactgaaataatattttgaagCAATACAGAAAGGATCTTTGAGAAACTGAGATTTATGGATCTATAAATAAATTGCATATGATCTCTGTCTTCCAGGCACTGCAATGTGAAGaacacagataaaaaaaatatttagatgcTGGTGAAAATTTCACAATGCACTTAGTGCGGCAGTGTCCTTTAAGAGTATAAGTAGCCCCACTGTAGTCAATAGTAGGTAGAACGTGATTAAAATTAAGTATAAACCTAATTAAAATAGTCTGAATATTAGAGACACAATTGTCTTATTTCACTAGTTagttgcaaatattttcttttgccagGCTCCAAAAGATTTTGTCTGTAAACTGATTTAATGTAAAAGTCAATTAATTGGAAACGAATTTAACATAAAAGTCAGCTAATCAGATAGCAGTTGGCATGTATCACAGTAACActgtttccttttctaaattaattttctcttttccatgtttGGCATTAAATGAAAACCACAGGACAAAGAATGAATTCTCTTAATTCGTTATTTCACTTCCAAGCCTAATTCGTTATTTCACTTCCAAGCCGAATTCAGACATTGTCAGTATGTAGTGAGAGATGCTCCACTCTAGAATACTAGCCAACAAAAAGCACTTCTtccttccccacagcccaggggactGTGGTAGTAAGCAGCTGCAAGGATACCATTTTGGATTTCCAAAGTACTCCTCAGCTGCATTAATACCATAAAAAGCAGACACTTGGAAAAACAGTTTGGCTTAATCTGCAGGTAAGTACTACAACAACATCTTTGAAAGAACCATCAGAagttttatcttattttttccccactggaTTAAAAGGCAAGAGAGCAAAATAGGATGGCTATATagtggaaagattttttttttatttactccaagatctgaaatatttctgcgTCAGTGACACTTTTAAGTGTATGTAGCTGGAAAAGATAGTATCCATTATCTAAATGAATGTCcaaaaaaaggacagaattaTGCATTGTAAAAATTCTTTTGTTATCTTTGCCACTAAAGATAAGTAAAACTATTTCAAGCAAGCACATAAAAGACTGCCAAGACCTGAAAGCCCTGGGATGGCtaagaaaatactgtatttaaaaatacatatatattttaaacttCTCTATATTTAAATGTGTACTGTACACTACTAAACTATCTGTTAATGGCACAGGCATCAGGAAACAATTGCTCGACTGGCTTCTGTACAAATCTCTCATTCACAACAAAAAAGTACGTACATTTATTCCAAAGTGTTCAGTAATTCCTCTTCCATGTTCTCCAAGGACTCCAAAGGAAAGGCTCTCCTCCAAAAATATTCTAActttgtatttatatttcaattttatctaaaacaaagaaacacaagTCAGAATTTGGTGGCAAAATGCATGGGGGAGATAAGGTAAAGAAAGACAAGGACAGCATTCTGAATACTGCATAAAAGTGAGTTCTAGAGTTCTGCTCTGTCAtcaacacattttaaaagccttCAAAATTATTCCACCATATAATACTGAACAAATTTCATAAATGTTcataaaaacatttataaaaaaaccctctttttttaatagattctCAAGTAATTTCAAGACAATGCATTTTCACACCATTTCTTCCATCCTCTTCAAGAATAGAGCCTGCATAAAAAGCCACTTTATGCTTAATAGCAAGTATTTTCCTTGGAGTCACtatttctgacatttctgtgaaggtttctttaaaactttttttctttttgttttagttaTAACCTAGTTTAACTATTTAGTATCATACCTCATAACTGAATATTTACAGGATAAAATTAAGACCACAGCCAGACATTATTTCTACGTCTCAATAGCTTCAGAATCCTAatcagaagtttttaaaaacaaggttAAGGTTTGTAATCAGCATGTCACAAACATGTGAGAAAGCAGGAAGGTAAACAAACTGCATGCAGAGCTTTTCTACATAGGCTTATTTACACAACATTATTACTTCATTAGCCACATGCTTTCACATGCAGTTCAAAAGGCAAACTAAAACCACTTACCAACTCTGGAAGAGGGCAAATGTCTCCTGTGTTCATATACAATCCTTCCACTACAATAAACCTTCGAGTTACACGGGCCTTGCGAGGATTCTTCAGAGAAAGATATGGTTTAAATTTCTATCAATTGTCACTAAACAAGCAAAGCTCTAAATATCTTTTTGATATCTTCTTTTTCAAATATGCTGTTTAAGTACTTAAGTTTaaactttgtatttttcatCTATAACAAAAGCTGAAATGCCTCACTGGACtacttctgaatttttatttcttttgtaataATTTCAAAGCTTTTGACTTCTACACATGATTTAAGAGGCCTTGTTTTGCAACAAATCATAACCAATCCATTTGAACTTTATGAATAAAAGACAACCCAAGAAACTACAAAACAAATACTACAAATCTTGGTCTCTATTATATTCATCATTAGTTTAAGCATTTAGAAGACTTTTCAACAAGTGTTTTGAGCACCACGATTCACAATGCAGCACAAACTTCTTACAAGTAGTGCCTCtgtaaaaaaaatgcaaaagtatTCATAACACTCATGTTACGAAGTCCTTGTCTGATCTCTGGATAGCATACAGATCACTGAAATatctttcatttgtttctgataaATTTCAATtggtattattttaattttgctgttttaaaatacCATTCCTTTGTTATTTACTTTGAACCTTATTAGTATTTTCTGAACAAGGGTATTTAGTCACAcctctttcatttttcagatttaGAAACATCTATTTAACTTTTCTATGTGGTAGGCACCAAACTAGTCACGGCAGGCTCTACAGGCCTCACCAACTCTAATGATATGACCTATCCTTTTCTAGTCAGTATGTCTTAGTTATACACACATGGTCTGTATTAAGCTCTTGCCCACCAATTTTATGTTCACATTCAGCTAATTACAGTAAGAAACTTTAACCATGTAGCTAATTCAAAGCACTCTGCTCCAACTAACCAAATGTGTTGCACAATTTAGTCTGAAAACCACATCTAAAAACTCATGTAAAGATTATCTGACAAAATGTATTGTCCATGAAGGTACATTAACTAATATGTTATCTATAAATCTGCTATTAATCAGATTCATTACTGATTTACACTGATGTTAAGCTGATTGACAGTTTATCTACTTGATTTTTTCTAAGTCTTATCACAAAATCAGCTTTCTTTCACTTGTCTGTAACTTGCCAGCATTCTGCAAACAAACCATACAATCATAATAGCTACTCGGTTAATTCATTTAAAACTCATTTAATCAAGTTATCTGTACCTTGTGATCCTGATCTTAGTAACTGCTTTTGGACATCCTTTCACATTACTGATAGAATGAGAAGCAAGCTATCAAACTGATTCAAAGTTTTCAAGAGAGAGAACATCTTAAGAGTTGAATGCATGATAGGGgaagactgagaaaaaaatcaaccatATTGATTCTATAAAGGACTAGCCATTTTTGTGCTGATTTTATAGTGTGGCATTCAAAGTGATAGTTAATTTGCATGATGTATTAGGTAAATACAGTTACATAAATttctcagattaaaaaaaactcTATTatagtttttaaagaaaagaaaaacattatcTCACATCAGTCATCTGCCTGTAAAGATATTCCCCTACTGCTAATGCCTGTGAGCTCAGTTCTAAGGGTTAAGAAgacaaatgcaaataaatactttaaataagCAACATTAACTGCTCAATAGAGAGTTATGAAAACCAAGTAACTGCCTTTAAGCACTGCATCCATTCAATTACACGACTCAATAAAAAATGTGGGGGAGGTGGCACAAAAAAGtacaaatatttcttcagaGGAATAGTACCTTTTGATCTTCAGTCTCTTGTTCTTTCAACAGTCGTTCAAGGTCAGCCATATCATTATGCTTAAATAACTTGATGTTACTACGAGATGCTTGTAATCCCTTCTGAATAGCAAAGCAGGCAGCTTCATCTCTGTAAATACAGCAAACCCTGCTAAGTTTGTTAAACACAGTGCAATTATTCAAAGAAAGTTATCTATTAGGACTTGTCTTTCTTTTGAGCAGATATTTGTACTTAGGTGTAGACAAAAGCAGATGTTTTAAAGCactgtatattttatttacattttgaaaactCATTTCAAAGCTTCTCAATTTTATATGTATTATAGACACCAAAAGCAAGCCAGCAGGTTtggtttggtatttttctttttttcatctaCACTCATCCTTTTGTTTGTATGTGACAGCAGTTTGAGCACAGCACTCCACTGATTGGTAGAATGCCACAGTAAGCATCCCAGAAACCTCTCACTTCATTTGCTCTGAGTCTTagaagaaaagcacaaagaTATGCCTGTAACATTTACTGCAGTCCTCCAAACACTCAAACCCTTCATTTTAATATCCTCTGAGAAATAATATCTCCATGTCCAAAAACCTATCCTCCATTTTTAAGTGTTGGAGCAGCAAATTTCCACTAGATGGGGTATGCAATTTCGCAGCTGCTTAGGTCAACTAATCTTGTGAAAGTGGCAGCTAAACCAAACCTGCATATGCTAAATGCAGTAATTTCAAACAAGCCGCTTTCAAATACAGTGAGATGTTTTGTCAATGAGAAGCTGAAACACTATGAGATAACTAAATCCAGGGTACACTGGCATCCTTGAGTAATGTGTGCATAATCCTGGTCATTTGTCTCAAAAATGTTGTTCCAGAAGACAATCAAAGACAATCAAAAAACATGATTCAATTGTGGAAGAACTTCTGTGAAGTGGTCAAATAGGCTGCAAGCCTTACACTTAGGAAAGACAGCACCACAGAGAGATTTTGGCAGACAAATATCAAAAGTACCATTGTGTTGTAATTTAAccacagcaggcagctgagcCCCACATTGACACTCACTGCATACTCCCAGGGGAAAATCCTTATCTAAAAATCAAATCCATCAATAGAAACTAGTAGGTATTATATTTAAAACAGGTATTGcttcatattttcagaaaatgttcaAGTTAACCATTTGCATGTGATAGAAACAAAATCCAAACTCTCTTCTTTAGCACAGTAAATTGAGTATGACATTGTTTCTCCCACTTCTTGAATCTTCCTTAGATAAATCATGACTGGCTATTCTTAGGTACCAGACACTGTGCCTGCCAAATCATTTATTTGATTCTGCATAGCTATTCTTCTGATACTTTAATATGCACCAATATTTATTCAAGTAATCCACTGCAAGCAGGCATGAGGGGAACAACTCTCTTAGAAGAAAGGTGAAAAGCCAGCAgtagacaggaaaaaaagcaagtatAACTATATCATTTAAGAAGAAAACCAGTTCTTAGAATTACATTAGTATTTGAATGCACaagttattttggtttttttgcagcTAAGTGCCCACCTCTGAGATGAAAGCATAACTGACTTGTAATATTcgacaaagaaaaaatatttaaattttgtacTATATAATACTTGATCAAAACcagcagtatttttaaatattcaacaataaatatattatttatattcaaTAACTGTTCCACTTATATAATTTAGCAATCattaaaaatagcaagaaaaCAATTAGAAAACAATACTTACACAAACACAATATCCCCTCTCTTTGAATACGCAGGGATAGCACTGGCAATTGTTGCAAATCCATATGAGTATATAATAGCTTCCTCTGTCCTCATGAATTTTGCTAGCCGTTCTTCTAATTCTAAGTGCACATCTAtttgagagaaaaatcaaaaatatattAGACAGTTAGCTTGTTTTTATATCAAAAAGTCTATCATTACTTTTAGAAATCATCTAATTGAAGCAGACAGCCTGCATTTATTTGGAGGAAGAGTATTAAAACGAGTGACTTCCCAAAACCCAGTTGCAACCAATCCAGCTTCACTTAAACTGACAAGTAACCTGTTATTAATCACAAGTTTTGACAggtctgaaaatatttatgcaaCATGTTTCTCTAATGTTCCTACACCAAAGTTGTTAAAATCTACTTGTGATTAGACCACAAATGATGCCACATTCTTGGATTGCAACTACAGAGCATAGTTACTACagtcagaaaacaaattatgtAATTTATAGCAATTAATGAGGACCTGTTGGCAGACCGTCAG
This genomic window from Prinia subflava isolate CZ2003 ecotype Zambia chromosome Z, Cam_Psub_1.2, whole genome shotgun sequence contains:
- the SPTLC1 gene encoding serine palmitoyltransferase 1; this translates as MAAAAVGQQWVLVEMVQAFYEAPAYHLILEGILILWIIRLLFSKTYKLQERSDLTLKEKEELIEEWQPEPLVPSVPKDHPALNYNIVSGPPTHTITVNGKECINFASFNFLGLLNNEKVKSAAQASLKKYGVGTCGPRGFYGTFDVHLELEERLAKFMRTEEAIIYSYGFATIASAIPAYSKRGDIVFVDEAACFAIQKGLQASRSNIKLFKHNDMADLERLLKEQETEDQKNPRKARVTRRFIVVEGLYMNTGDICPLPELIKLKYKYKVRIFLEESLSFGVLGEHGRGITEHFGINIDDIDLISANMENSLASIGGFCCGRSFIIDHQRLSGQGYCFSASLPPLLAAAAIESLNIMEDNPDIFQTLRTKCERIHKALQGISGLKVVGESFSPALHLQLEESCGSRENDVKLLKRVVDYCMNSGIALTQARYLEKEEKCLPPPSIRVVVTVEQTEQELDKAASLLKEAAQSVLN